The Desulfurococcaceae archaeon DNA window TACTGGTACCAGTGCACGGAAACCTTTCGCGGCCTCCTCCACCACTACGTAGCCGCTGTAGAACCCTGGGTTTGCGGGCGCCCTGACAATGAGGTTGACTACTGCCTTCTCACCCTTGCCAACCAGTACTCTCGAGGGCGTCGCGTAGACCTCTGCCCAGGGCTTGTACTGGTACCCTACGACCCTTGCCTTGACGGGTATTAATCCCCTATACGTGGCACCTGATACTCCCAGCCTCACGACGAGGTATCTCGGTAGCGTGGTGGGCTCTACGCCCATGTACGCCCTAACCAGGTGCTCGATCTCGCTGATCTGCCCTTCAAGGTCGCCCATTTGCACCCTGAGGGCGTTTCCTCCGAGTATATTGTAGTATATTCTGGCGGTTTCGAGCCATGAAAACCTGCCATCAGCACCGACGTCGATCCAGTACGCTAGTTCGAGTATGCTCGACGAGATCGTGTTATTGTACGCCCCGGTTCTACCGCCCGCTTCGAAGTACTCGAAGGGGTATATCACCTCTATTTCGAAGTAGTCGTACTTCTTCAATGCTTCGGCGTCTACGACCATGTGCCCGTACACCGTTGCGGCTGTGACGTTTAGTGTGATGCTGTCACCGCTACACGAGGTTATGACAGCCGGCTCAACTACGCCTTTAACCAGGTCACAGAAGCTCCTCGTCTCCACAGCCTCCAGCCTAGTGGAGTACACCTTGTAGTCGCCGGCACCTTCGATCGTGATAGTCCTTGTAACGGCCCTGGCGGCTACTTCGGGTATGAATACTTTTGGCTCAAACCACTCCCCGGACGGAATCTCACCATACGTTACTGAACTGTAAGTGCCAGAGAGCTCTGAGAGCAGGTCTTTTAGCAAGTCCCTCGAGTACACCCTGGGGTATGACGGGTCTAGTACGGCGGTCACGGCCTTGTACGCGTTCACGAAGCCCGCTCCTTGTGATAGCTCGTCAAAGCCCATGTCGTGGGCATTGTTCATCAACACTGTTTTCAGTAGGTATGGCGGTATCCTCGAACCGTACTTGGACTTGTAAGCCGATACTACTAGTGCGCCGACACCGGCGGCCATGGGCGTGGCTTGGCTGGTACCACTGAACAGCGCGTGTACCAGCCTCCCGTTAAGTGTCCTGTAGCCGAGTGCCTGCCACGTTCTACCCGTAGCCCAGGCAAACGCGCCGACGGCGACCACGTCCGGCTTAACCACGCCGAGCTCTGTTGGGCCGCGGTTGCTCCAGCTTATGACCTGCCTGCTTGAACCGGGCCACGCGTAGCCGTAGATCGGCCTATATGTGAACTCCGTGGCCGCGCCAACGCTTATTGATAGTGAAGATGCTGCTGGCGAGGCTATGGTACCGTAGCCCGGTCCACCGTTACCCACGGCTATGAAGTGAGCCGTGCCCGTTACCAGCGTTGTGTAGTCGAAGAGCAGGCTCTCGGGGTCCATTCCGCTGTTCCAGCCCCACAGAGCCCAGCCGCTAATTCCATAGGAGTTACTGGTTATGTCTACTTGGTGCTGCCCAGTGTAGGTCCATTTCCAGGACCAGCCCTCGAAGGCTATCCACGGGTTTGTTAGTAGCGCTGGCCACAGGTACGTGGAGCCCGTACCGTAGGGGGTCGCGATGTCGAACCCCGTGAAGAAGTACACTGAGACAGCTACCGTGCCGAAGTACAGCGCTGGCGAGGCCGCGATCTTCGTTGCGGGTGCTTGGCCCGACATGCTCCTAACACCGTACCCTGTCTCTGCATAGTAGTCTCTACCGGCCGCTGTGGTAGCGCAGAAGGTCCCGTGGCTGTGGTAGTCGTACTCTATTACGACGTAGTCTCCGTAGGGGTCTAGTCCAGGCCACACGAGTGCTACTGTTTCACCACTCCAAGTTTCAAGTGAAAGCAGCGTGTACGTGCTGATACCGTAGAGTGGCGGTAACGGCGTGACGTGCTCTTTCAAGGCACCCGTCTTTTCGAGTATTATGCCGAAGGCAGCATCGTACACGTAACCTGCTAGCGTGCCAACAGAGTAGTCGTAGAGCCCGTCCCCGTTGAGGTCCCTTGCAACGACTTCGTTACCGTACTTAATGGGTGTTTCGTCAGCGAATGAGAAATCGGGTGATCGGCCCACGTCTCCCGGTATGCTTACACTGCAGGGTGCTGGCTCGAGGGCCCATCTCAACAGGTATAGTGCAGTAGAGGTGTCAGCGTACAGCGTGTCGTAGTACCCGTCCCCGTTACTGTCGACGACTATTACCGGTACGGTGTAGTATATCGTGGCGATGGCCGTGGACACGTACTGCATCATTAAACCGAACCTTACCACGCCACTACTAGGTATGCTTCCAATGTACCACTTGTTACCTTCAGGGAAGGGTAACCAGCCCGTGAATGCTCTGCAACCGGATACGCTGACGTACAGGCCGGCGGTCCATTTGAATACGTAGTACGGCGGATAGAACAGGTAGAGCTGTGCAGGGTCTACTACTATGTACCCGTCTCCCGTGGGCATCGCCTTGACCGGCGTTAGTACTAGTCCTAGGCTACTAACGTCAAATACCAGTGGTAGCCCGTACTCGTCCCTAGCTATCGCGTCTAGCCCTAACCCGGGTGAAGCGTAATCCACGCCGGTATCGATGATGGCTAATTTTACGTCCTCGCCCCTAACACCGTACTGCGTCCACACATCTATCGCCCCGGTTATGTTAACGGTGTAGTGGTAGCTTCCCGTACCACCGCTCCCTACTTGCAACACCTCGCCCAGTAGCTGGTCGGTTCCGAGCACCTCATCCGCCATTCTCTGCTCCCTATTGATCAAGGCGTCTAGCCTGGTGTCGGGTAGTATGGCTAAGACCCCCGGCGTGCGCGCCAGCTCGTCCAGCTGATCCCTCGTTATCGCCGCGATGACGACGTCGTACACGTGGGTGGGTAGCGCCGCGACGAGACCTAATACCTTGCCCTTTAAGGCGGTTAAGGGAGTGCTCTTATCAACAACAATAATTACCTGCCCTACCTTGACGCCTTCTACCAGGTTAAATACATCTCTGCTAGGCTTAGTGAACGATAAGAGCGCGGGGTCTTCTACGTATGCACCGTGGTTCCAGTAGTTCTCGTCAAGGAGTGCGGGGCTCACGTAAGCTCTACTGTACCTCGGAGCTAGCTCCGAGCCGGTACTTCCCGCCAGGGCCATTGAAGGTGTTAAGGGAACTAGTAGGAGTGATGTTAGAACTAGAACTAACACGTACTTAGGTACTCTGTTGAACGCTCTATAGCTCATTACAGGCACCCCTGTTTATGAGAAAGCATAGAAGAAGTTAATAAGTCTTAACAAGTTTTCGTGTTCACTAAAGCTACCCTCACTGTAGTCCGAGATCGCGTACTGTTCCGTTCTCGCGGATTGTTCCAGGCCTTTCGGTGCCTTCGGGGCGGTTAAATAGGCGCTTATAGCGCGCAGTTGCCCGTGCCCACTAGCTAGGTCCCGTTAGCGCACTCACCAGATCTCGCGTTTCCGGGATCCACGATCACCCGCGGGGAGGTGACCCGGGGAAACCGCGATGAGCCTCCCAGTAAACGTAGAGGAGCTCAGAGCGGGAAAGGCGTTCCAGTCGCCGCGCTAAACACGGTCGGTTACTCGCGGATATGCGACCCTTAGTTGCTCGATACGCTTATTCTCACTGTGAGCGAGCCCGTTAAAGCCTCTACACCCACCACTACGTAGGCTTCTTCCATGGCAAGCTCTCTAAGGCTTATAGTTGCAGAGTATACTTCATTCCAGTTACTTGCCATTATTGGAGCGTCCCTTAATCTCAGCCTGAGAATCCACGGCATTACATAGCGTTCAGGGTACCACACTGTGGCCCAGTAAGTGCTCCCCAGGGAGTAGAACTGCCCCGTGGTTGGTATGGTAGCCGGGTCAACGTAAGTCACCGGGAAGTGTAGCAGGTAGCTGGATTCGTAGACGTACATCACGGGAGTGAAGGCTACGGTAGAGCTGGCTACTACGCTAATGTTCACCTTGATGCTTAAGACGTCCACGCCGCGGACCCTAATGACCCTGTAGACCTGCAAGTACGCGCCGTTAGAGAGCACTTCGATGCTGTCCCCCATCACGGTGTAGTTCACCGATACACCGCACCCGTTAAAAGCACCGCTCACTCTGCTGTAAGTGAGCACCGATGGAATGCAGTACACTGGGTCGGAGTACGCGTACGTAACCCGGCGGAAGAGGCCTACATTAGGAGATTGCGTGAAGAGCTCTATGCCTGGACCCTCGATGAGCGCGTTCACGGAGCTGGAGTTGCCTACGAAGACCTTAAAGCCAACGGGCAACACCGCCCACACACCTTCACCGCTATCGCCGCTTGGAAGCCTCAGGTATCGTAGTAGCTCGGGGTCCACGTAAACCTTGTTCCTTATGGTTTCGGGGGCGCGTGATAGGTTCGGGTCTAGCCTAGGCACGTAGTAGTAGGCTATACCGTTCTTGGACAATACCACTATGCTCACCGGCTCGGAGAACGCTGGTAACTCGACTTCGTAGGCACTCGTTATGAGCATGTCTAGGCGCTCGCAGTGAACTGGGTTATTCAGCGCGTCTTTAACCACGATCTCGGTGACGTGGACTGGGAGGTAGGGCTGTATTACCAGCTTGAAAGAGCTCTCGTTCACATAACGCAGCGAAAGAACGGGCGGGTATATTACGTAGTAGAACCTCTCAAGACCACTGTTCAACTGGCTATTCACGCCCTCCACCGAGTTAGTCATCCAAGCGCAAAAGCCCATGATCAAGCCCACTACCACCATTAACGCTAAGTAAGCACCTACAATGGACTCTACACCGTGCATGGAGCACGCCCACCAGCAACTAGGAGCGGTTTACAAGGAGGAGAGCCTGGTGAAACTACTCTAACTACCCGTACCGTTGAAGGTGAAGATCTGCCTCAAGCCAGCGTATAGCACCAGGTAAGCGCGCGGATGCTGCTCAGGCTTGAAAAGCAGTGCTCACTACTCGTTAAAAGAGCTCCAGGTCGCTATTCCCGTTTCAGCATTTCTCTCAGTCTTTCACGTAGGCTGCTCGGATCGGTCATGAACACCTCGACCAGGGAGTCTACCGCTTCCGAATTCTCGTCTCCTAGTATGAGTGAAAGGTACATTTTTGCAATGAGTTCCACGGTCTGTAGCGACCCGTAAACCCTAATTAAAAGGGCTTTAAAGGCTTCGGGGTTGTCTAGTAACAAGGCTATGCAATCACTATTGTTAAACTTCATGCAGTATAGGTCAAGGGTATAAGCTAGTCCTGGACTTTTAGCATTAATACGGTTCTTAAGCTGCTTGGAGAAGGTTTCATAGAGTGCTTGAAAGACCAAGTCGGTGAAAGTCAGCTTCTTCACGCTTTTCTCGGATCCGTATAGAAGTGAAAGTAAGATTATGTTTCTGGTAAACTCCTCGCTCACGGCCTCTCCACTCTTCATCTCTAAAAACTGGATCATCGCTGACAGCTTGGGCATGTTCTTCGGGCCAATGCTCTTTTGCAAGATACTCTTGATCTCCTCCTTGGAGAGGGCCTTAACTAGCTCTTTGAATAGGGCAATTCTTCCGTGAACGTCTTCGTTTAAAGGCTCCTCTAGAGTGATAGGTGGTTGAAGTGGGTTGGGGTCTTTGCTTCTTGCGGCTTTTCTGATATCAGTGAACTTCACTATCCACCTCACCACAGGCAATTATGTACTTGAACACCCTGGCAATCTTACCCACCTAATCATTGGTAGTGGAAGAAGCGCTTTCCCCATAAATTGGCAAATACCAGTGTTCCTTAATAAGTTTAATCGTACTCGGTATAGTATGTAGCGGTAGTGCCGATCTCTCCGCGCCTAGGAGGTAAAGTTTCTCCTGAGGCGCCTCCATGGAAGCCGGCTGACCTTCCTGCCCGCTACTGTGCCGGGCTCGTAGCGGTTGATTGGATGCTCTGGTTGATCGCGAGGTTTTTACGCCGTTTCAGCTATCGCCTTTTCTTTTTCCTTAATCTTCCTGTACATCTCTATCGAGGATACCAAGTCCGCTATGTCATCAATCTTTACGAGTCCTTTCTCTATCGCGAGCTTCAACGTCTCTATAGCCATGTCTATTTTCTCTTCAATCTTTTTCTTTACAATGCTAACAGTCGGCTGGGACTTACCGAGCATTTTAGCCGCTACGGTGACGTTGTTGTACCTAAGCAGTACATCTAGAACTTTAACCTCCTCCTCCGTAAGGAGCGTTCTTCCAAACTTTTTCTTCCTCGTAAAGCTCACCCCCTTCCAGCGAGATACCTTTCTATATAATTGTAAATATTTAAAACAACTTATATGTCTTTCTGCGCGTTTTCTGCGCTGTAAGCATAACTGGGCGAGGAGAAGCTATATCTCGCGCCATTTGACGGTAGCTCCAACTTCTGGAGACTCAACACGTTTCCGTAGCTTCTCTGTAACCCGTTCTAGCCGGGAAGAAGGGTGTTTATTCAGGTAGTTCACGCACTACTTGCATTACTTAATAGATATTACAGTTCTCGTCTATGGAGCGGTGCCGATCCCCAGCTATTACCTCCCAAAGGAGCTCACATAAACTTAAAGTCACCCCCGAGTCCTTAGTAGCGTTAAAGCTTCTTGACCTTTAAAGGTATGAAAAGATATATCTGAGTAAAGCCTTATTAATACTTAAGGGTGACTTCTGTGGGCGAGGAGGTAGTATTTGTCCGAAGAGCCTCGGGCCTAGTTAGAGAGCTAGGCTGGTACGATGTAGCTATATGGGCTTTAGCGACGCCAGCTGCATCGGGTATGACATATTATGCCGTAAAGATTCTGGGTGACCCCTCAGCCTATGGAGGTAACATAGCGTTATCCTTCTTCATTGCGGGGTTGATGTTCCTCCCACCCATGATAGGCTTCATAATGATCGCGGCGTCTTTTCCAAGGTCCAGTAGCCTGTACGTCGTCGCTTCAAGAACCCTTCACCCAGTGTTTGGGTTCCTACCGTTCTGGTACTTCATAATAGGTGGAGGTGCAGCACTGTGTTCCGGTTTCCTACTATTCATTGGAATTAAAGCTATGAGTGGGCCCCTAGCCGTTGCAGGACTCATTTCCGGTAGTAAGGACCTTATCAACATGGCGGAAGCGTTAATAAACCCGACAAACCAGATGATCGTCGCGATCGTCCTCGTACTCGTGATCTGGGCAATCAACTACACCGGTATGAGGGTAATTAAGTGGGTTATGAGGATACTTACTACTATACCGTTAACGGTCACCCTGATAGGCCTTATAGCACTACTTTTCGTAGGCCCTAACGGCGGCCTTTCGAGGTTCGACGCCGTGTACGGTCCCGGCGCGTCGGGCAGGGTCATGGAGGTGGCTTTTAAGAGCCCTGTGGCAGAAGCCCATGGAGTATCAGTTCTGCAACCAAATGATCTGTTAACTGGAACCTACAACATGCTACTATGGACTCTATGGGCTTGGACGGGCTTAGAGGTGTTAACTTTCGTGGGCAGCGAGGTCAAGGATCCTTCCAAGAGCTACGTAAAGGGCTACATAGCCGGGTTTATAGCGGTGATGGCTCTCTACGTGGCTAATGCGTTAATACTGCCATGGGTTTACAACTATGATTTCCTGGCTGCCTACTCCTACATGAAGTCCGAGTACGAAGACGTTTTGAGAAGCGTTTTAGGCGGCAAGTTAACGCCGGATCCTTCAGTTCCATTCTATTTAAGCATAGCGGCTGGTCACCCCGCGCTAGCAGTAATCATCGGCTTAGCTTACTTCCTGTGGTATGTTAACACCGTCATACCTATATGGGTAGCCGGCGTTAGAGGATTCTTCTCAATGGCATTCGATAGAGCTTTACCTGAAAAGCTCTCCGAAGTCTCCTCGAGGTGGGCTGCTCCAACCTGGGCTAACCACGTAGTGGCCGTACTTGCGGCCTTTGGCGCTGTTATGACTCTGCTAGAAAACATGGGATTCGCCGCGGCTACTGCGTTAATATCATTCATGGACTTCAGCTGCTTAATGTTCGTCTGGCCGGTGGGCCTGGCGCTTCTACTACTACCGTGGTGGAGGCCAGAGCTGTTCGAGAAAATGGTGTTCCCGTCGAAAGTAGCGGCCGCTATTATAGGGGCCTTGACGTTCGCCGTGGGCTGGTTCTTCATGATCATGACGTCTTACCCAGACCCCTTAATAGTGCTCGTGAACATTCTCGTTGGCTTAATAGGCCTACTGATTTACACCTACCAGTGTGCTAGGAATAGGGCCAAGGGCATAGACCCGGCCAAAATATACACACAGATACCCCCGGCTTAGCTTCCATACCTTTTTAGCCTTTTCATTACATTTATTACCCGATTTGACCGAATCCATCGCGGTGGTATTTTGCGACTCAGAATATTCTTTTCAGCCGATGTGCACGGATCATCACATGTATGGAGAAAATGGATCCGCGTAGTAGAAGTCTACGCTATTAACGTACTAATCTTGTCCGGCGACCTAACCGGCAAGGTTCTTATTCCAATAACTAAGAGGGCCGGTGGAGTTTACACGGCAAGGTATTTTGGGAGGGTTTGGGAGCTTAGAAGCGAGGAGGAAGTCAAAAGGTTCGAAGAAAGGCTTGAAGGTGCTGGAGCCTATTACATTAGGGTTGATGAAAGGGAATTAGAGGATCTGAAGAACAACCCTGATAGGGTAAATAAAATTTTTATTGAAAAAATGACCGAGAGGCTAAGAACATGGCTTGATTTGCTGGTCGAGAAGGTAGACACTAGTAAAGTGGCTACTATCGTAATGCCCGGAAACGACGATGAGCCCGCCATAGATGACGTGATCGTGGAATACAGCGACAGGGGCGTAATATACCCGGTCGGCAAGGTCGTGGAGCTGGAGGGCGTAGAGATGATCTCGTGCCCCTACGCGAACCCGACACCCTGGAACACTCCCAGAGAGCTGAAAGAACAGGAACTGGAGAAGTACCTCGAAAAGCAGATCTCGAGGGTCAAGGCAACCTCGAGGTCGATATTTAACATACACCCTCCACCGTATAACACCCACCTAGACCTAGCGCCGAAGCTCGGAAAGGACCTCAAGCCCATTACAATAGCCGGTAGCGTTCAATACGAACACGTAGGGAGTAAGGCCGTTAGGAAAGTCATCGAGAAATATCAGCCCATAGTGGGGCTACATGGACACATACACGAGTCATCCGGAGTGGATAAGATAGGTAAAACCGTAGTAGTGAACCCGGGTAGTGAGTACAGCGAGGGGGTTTTAAGGGGCTATATAGTGGAGATCGAGAACACCAGGTTAATCAATTACTGGAGAGTTGAAGGTTAAATACATGAGCTCTCCTAAAAGAGTGGGGCTTCCGCCGGCCGCCTTCATCGACGAGGTGATCAGCATTGTTAACCGGGCTAGGGATAAGGGCGTAGTTTTAAGGGTACTGGGGGCCACGGCGGTGTACATACACACAATGGATAGACCTGGTAGCATAAAGATATATCAGTATTTGAAGAGGTTTAAAGACGGTGAAATACTCTTCACGGACCTGGACTTAATCGGGTACAGCAAACAGAGAAGTAGCATAATAAGCCTCTTCGAGAAGGAGCTGGGGTTTAAGGTAGACCCGTACATAAAGGCGCTTTTTGGCGCTAGGAGGCTAGTGTACTATCACCCTCAAAATCTCTACAGCGTTGACGTGTTTTTCGACAAGCTCGAATTCAGTCATGACATCGTCTTCGGTAACAAGCCGGGTAAGGGAAGGCTAGAACTAGATTACCCCACAATAAGCCTCGCAGACCTCTTACTCGAAAAGCTGCAAATACACAAAATAAACAGGAAAGACCTCGTCGACTTGGCAGTCCTGCTTCACGGGCACTGGCTGTGCAAGGAGCGTGGCGAAAGGGATAGAGACTGCATAGACGACGACTACGTAGCAAGCGTTCTAGCTAGTGATTGGGGCTTCTGGTACGATGCTGTATTGAACCTGAACAAACTAGCTAGTTTCGTATCAGCTGAGCTTTCAATCGTAGACGCTAATGCCTCGAAAACTGTCCAGGACAGAATACGCGCTCTGATGGACTCGATAGAAAAGAAGCCGAAGAGCAAGGAATGGATTAAGAGGTCGAAGATAGGGACCTCAAAGCCTTGGTATAGAGAAGTAGAGGAAATCGAGCGTTAATTCAGAAGGTAATCGGGTTTTAAACTACACAGTAGTATTCTGAGCAAACAAGTTCGCCTTGGTGTGTACACTAAGCAATCCGAGAAGCCTTGCAAGTAGCACGGGCTGTAAGTACTCGATTTACTTGCCAAGTGTTCATGGACCTAGCACTTGCACGGATCGGCGTAACGGCGGAACATGCCAGCGAACTATTTTTGCTGTTTACAGTAACCTGGCACCCTCGTATCTGGGTTTCATGGGTTTTATTAGCTACTTTATAAATCTCCTAAATTGTATGAAGCATGAGGGACCGGGCGAGAGGGCTCCTTGAGCAGGCACCAGTGCAGGTATTGATGTCGATGCAGACATACAGTTGTTGCGGGCTGAAACGGGGGTTATCGGAAGTTACAGCAATTGCTATCTTAGTTGGTATTGTCCTAGTCTTATCGTTATCTTTCCTGGTGTTCATGCAAGGTAGCTTCATTTCCGTGCAAGACCTGCATACCCTTCAAAGACTGGTCTTAACCGAGAAGCTGAATACCGTGGTTAGGCTCATAGATTCTTCGGAAGACCGCGCAGTTTTCCTCTTTAGAAGGCTAGATACAGGTGACAGGGTAGCTTTCTTCGTGTACAATGAATCGGGGTACGTAGAGTGCTCCGGCATAGTTGCGAGTATTAACGGAGGCGAGATCGCGGATACCCACCTGCACAGAGTCGAAGACGTCATGGTCGTATCAGAAAACGATGTTTACAGCTTCAAGTACTACGCCAGGAGTGCGGGGTACCCAGATACCGGCAACGTACACGTGTGTACTTTAAAAATTACTAAGAACGCGCTCGTGACACTAACGGGCATCACAACAGAGAGGTTTTCAATATTCGTTGTGGTGTACGTAAATGACGTACCGTACTTGGTTAACGTCTACGAGTATGCCCGCTAGCAGATTGATTAAATTTACTAAATTTATTAACCTGGTAAACGTAATGGATAAACAGTAGGTGTAGTTGTCTTGGTTTTAAGGTTTATTAACCTGGTAAACGTAATGGATAAACAGTAGGTGTAGTTGTCTTGGTTTTAAGGTTTATTAACCTGGTAAACGTAATGGATAAACAGTAGGTGTAGTTGTCTTGGTTTTAAGGGGGGAGAGCGCGTTACTGACTGCTATTATATTTATTGGCGTTGCCCTCGTTATAGGAGTTGCCATGCTGAGCTACTTCACATCTATTGCTACCTACTACAGGGATCAAGTAGACCTATCTAGCCACCTGCAGAGCGAAGCTTCAAACGTATTCGTAAACATCATTTCATACGATACCGCATCATCATCGCTTTGGTTCCTGCTCAAAAGAACTGATGGATCGAGAAGCAGCTTCTTCGTTAT harbors:
- a CDS encoding APC family permease; the encoded protein is MGEEVVFVRRASGLVRELGWYDVAIWALATPAASGMTYYAVKILGDPSAYGGNIALSFFIAGLMFLPPMIGFIMIAASFPRSSSLYVVASRTLHPVFGFLPFWYFIIGGGAALCSGFLLFIGIKAMSGPLAVAGLISGSKDLINMAEALINPTNQMIVAIVLVLVIWAINYTGMRVIKWVMRILTTIPLTVTLIGLIALLFVGPNGGLSRFDAVYGPGASGRVMEVAFKSPVAEAHGVSVLQPNDLLTGTYNMLLWTLWAWTGLEVLTFVGSEVKDPSKSYVKGYIAGFIAVMALYVANALILPWVYNYDFLAAYSYMKSEYEDVLRSVLGGKLTPDPSVPFYLSIAAGHPALAVIIGLAYFLWYVNTVIPIWVAGVRGFFSMAFDRALPEKLSEVSSRWAAPTWANHVVAVLAAFGAVMTLLENMGFAAATALISFMDFSCLMFVWPVGLALLLLPWWRPELFEKMVFPSKVAAAIIGALTFAVGWFFMIMTSYPDPLIVLVNILVGLIGLLIYTYQCARNRAKGIDPAKIYTQIPPA
- a CDS encoding metallophosphoesterase, which codes for MRLRIFFSADVHGSSHVWRKWIRVVEVYAINVLILSGDLTGKVLIPITKRAGGVYTARYFGRVWELRSEEEVKRFEERLEGAGAYYIRVDERELEDLKNNPDRVNKIFIEKMTERLRTWLDLLVEKVDTSKVATIVMPGNDDEPAIDDVIVEYSDRGVIYPVGKVVELEGVEMISCPYANPTPWNTPRELKEQELEKYLEKQISRVKATSRSIFNIHPPPYNTHLDLAPKLGKDLKPITIAGSVQYEHVGSKAVRKVIEKYQPIVGLHGHIHESSGVDKIGKTVVVNPGSEYSEGVLRGYIVEIENTRLINYWRVEG
- a CDS encoding S8 family serine peptidase, producing MSYRAFNRVPKYVLVLVLTSLLLVPLTPSMALAGSTGSELAPRYSRAYVSPALLDENYWNHGAYVEDPALLSFTKPSRDVFNLVEGVKVGQVIIVVDKSTPLTALKGKVLGLVAALPTHVYDVVIAAITRDQLDELARTPGVLAILPDTRLDALINREQRMADEVLGTDQLLGEVLQVGSGGTGSYHYTVNITGAIDVWTQYGVRGEDVKLAIIDTGVDYASPGLGLDAIARDEYGLPLVFDVSSLGLVLTPVKAMPTGDGYIVVDPAQLYLFYPPYYVFKWTAGLYVSVSGCRAFTGWLPFPEGNKWYIGSIPSSGVVRFGLMMQYVSTAIATIYYTVPVIVVDSNGDGYYDTLYADTSTALYLLRWALEPAPCSVSIPGDVGRSPDFSFADETPIKYGNEVVARDLNGDGLYDYSVGTLAGYVYDAAFGIILEKTGALKEHVTPLPPLYGISTYTLLSLETWSGETVALVWPGLDPYGDYVVIEYDYHSHGTFCATTAAGRDYYAETGYGVRSMSGQAPATKIAASPALYFGTVAVSVYFFTGFDIATPYGTGSTYLWPALLTNPWIAFEGWSWKWTYTGQHQVDITSNSYGISGWALWGWNSGMDPESLLFDYTTLVTGTAHFIAVGNGGPGYGTIASPAASSLSISVGAATEFTYRPIYGYAWPGSSRQVISWSNRGPTELGVVKPDVVAVGAFAWATGRTWQALGYRTLNGRLVHALFSGTSQATPMAAGVGALVVSAYKSKYGSRIPPYLLKTVLMNNAHDMGFDELSQGAGFVNAYKAVTAVLDPSYPRVYSRDLLKDLLSELSGTYSSVTYGEIPSGEWFEPKVFIPEVAARAVTRTITIEGAGDYKVYSTRLEAVETRSFCDLVKGVVEPAVITSCSGDSITLNVTAATVYGHMVVDAEALKKYDYFEIEVIYPFEYFEAGGRTGAYNNTISSSILELAYWIDVGADGRFSWLETARIYYNILGGNALRVQMGDLEGQISEIEHLVRAYMGVEPTTLPRYLVVRLGVSGATYRGLIPVKARVVGYQYKPWAEVYATPSRVLVGKGEKAVVNLIVRAPANPGFYSGYVVVEEAAKGFRALVPVSFFVPVELREERIYAIKPYTENTPRKNTYLRGAFDYTWRYESGDWRVFKVIVHPALRDPWALGVRVTWPVYDKPEYASNVDVHVYGPYTYYMVDPATLRVYEYTVNSVQLAAELSRDPRGGGSYNPTRFWDSVEPGLSMVVSPALTPGVYRVVVRNIQFRGVDYAEPFTVELIPVVTRITAGYNAAVKGYELLLSIRTQVKDLLPAVLNATNTGMVYTDTGTYYIPDLLKYGLVVYTEVVSVTSTVLDVRVVVKPTDTAPKGAYIVPLEALMKMPVTTVGWIDGGTARVYFEWYSIPLYLPLTVW